A window from Kluyveromyces lactis strain NRRL Y-1140 chromosome E complete sequence encodes these proteins:
- the SRL3 gene encoding DNA-binding protein SRL3 (weakly similar to uniprot|Q12416 Saccharomyces cerevisiae YOR083W WHI5 Protein that regulates the critical cell size required for passage through Start and commitment to cell division; may act upstream of SCB binding factor (SBF) and MCB binding factor (MBF); periodically expressed in G1) yields the protein MEGTPKRQRAGSLLGEESPETPSPLSDSNKNDSGSRPSFLPSPRQSSATVGNLEGAPSLASPKRFTHSSHSGEIAIPQSPVGLQHSKFTNLIPPETPKSKNQELFLSPSLELQSPVHKPVVATQKPIREISNNLKSRLNYAYVKMQQNMLQHSKRGLDESIDDAAQVTNEVKPSSYSNVFAQDSDTELETLPSAIKETRNASKSVLAHDTMGLKLKDDLEDLAGENSAQVAFLKALQSPKKKQRSLSSTHPKITRTSSSSNSQPSEVEAIETLMSLSSPHKRRPSGSFDLALPPPTPPPVNNNSTSAATISASDITTTDSDRTSNPSDDSDSKQGPRPSLGSPKLTKPVKLSLHSEVQTDVETDVESQSE from the coding sequence atggAAGGGACTCCGAAGAGACAAAGAGCCGGCTCACTGCTGGGTGAAGAGTCTCCAGAGACTCCTTCACCGTTGAGTGACAGTAATAAAAATGATTCCGGGTCCAGGCCTAGTTTTTTGCCCTCGCCGAGACAATCTTCGGCAACTGTGGGAAATCTCGAGGGGGCGCCCTCTCTGGCAAGTCCAAAAAGATTCACTCACTCATCACACTCTGGAGAGATCGCCATACCGCAATCACCGGTAGGTTTACAACATTCAAAGTTTACCAATCTGATACCACCTGAAACTCCCAAGTCAAAAAACCAGGAGCTGTTTCTTTCGCCATCGCTAGAGTTGCAAAGTCCTGTTCATAAACCTGTTGTTGCGACTCAGAAACCGATACGTGAAATTTCGAATAACCTTAAATCAAGGTTAAATTATGCATACGTCAAGATGCAACAGAATATGCTTCAGCATTCGAAACGCGGGTTAGATGAATCGATTGACGATGCTGCTCAAGTGACAAACGAGGTGAAACCTAGTTCTTATAGCAACGTTTTCGCTCAGGATTCAGATACGGAACTGGAAACACTTCCTTCTGCCATTAAGGAAACGAGAAATGCATCAAAGTCCGTATTGGCACACGATACGATGGGGTTGAAACTAAAGGATGATTTAGAAGATTTAGCCGGTGAGAATTCTGCGCAGGTAGCGTTCTTGAAAGCGTTACAAAGTcccaagaaaaaacaaaggTCGTTATCCTCAACCCATCCAAAGATTACTAGAACATCATCGTCGTCAAATTCGCAACCATCAGAGGTGGAAGCGATAGAGACGCTTATGTCCCTTTCATCACCACACAAGAGAAGACCTTCGGGAAGCTTTGACCTGGCGTTGCCCCCACCAACACCCCCTCCCGTTAACAATAATTCTACGTCTGCTGCTACGATAAGTGCTTCTGATATTACTACTACTGATTCAGATAGAACTAGTAATCCAAGCGATGATAGTGACTCTAAACAGGGTCCTCGCCCTTCCCTGGGCTCGCCAAAACTGACGAAACCCGTCAAACTGAGTTTGCATTCGGAGGTGCAAACTGACGTGGAGACTGACGTAGAGTCTCAAAGCGAGTAA